A single region of the Aurantiacibacter sp. MUD11 genome encodes:
- the lexA gene encoding transcriptional repressor LexA, with translation MLTAKQHELLLFIHRRLEESGISPSFEEMKEALDLKSKSGVHRLISALEERGFIRRLPNRARALEVVKMPENMGGKGAEAVAKVTTPPANQPQAANDVIEIPLHGRIAAGVPIEALEDSQTLPVPAALLGSGEHYALEVSGDSMVEAGIFDGDFALVKKADTARDGDIVVALVNDEEATLKYLYHDGGKIRLDPANAAYDPQVYEDRQVKVQGKLAGLLRRYH, from the coding sequence ATGTTGACTGCCAAGCAACACGAATTGCTGCTGTTCATCCATCGCCGGCTCGAAGAGTCGGGCATTTCTCCGAGTTTCGAAGAGATGAAGGAAGCGCTCGACCTGAAGAGCAAGTCGGGCGTGCACCGCCTGATTTCCGCGCTCGAGGAACGCGGCTTCATCCGCCGGCTGCCCAACCGCGCGCGCGCGCTTGAAGTGGTGAAGATGCCGGAGAACATGGGCGGCAAGGGGGCGGAGGCCGTCGCCAAGGTGACCACGCCTCCTGCCAACCAGCCTCAGGCTGCCAATGACGTGATCGAAATCCCGCTGCACGGCCGGATTGCCGCCGGTGTCCCGATCGAGGCGCTGGAAGACAGCCAGACCCTGCCCGTCCCTGCCGCGCTGCTCGGCTCGGGTGAGCATTATGCGCTCGAAGTCTCCGGCGACTCTATGGTCGAAGCGGGCATCTTCGACGGTGACTTCGCGCTGGTGAAGAAGGCCGATACTGCCCGCGACGGCGATATCGTGGTGGCACTCGTCAATGACGAGGAAGCGACGCTGAAGTACCTGTACCACGATGGCGGCAAGATCCGGCTCGATCCGGCCAATGCCGCTTACGATCCGCAGGTCTATGAAGATCGGCAGGTGAAGGTTCAGGGCAAGCTCGCGGGCCTGCTGCGCCGCTACCACTGA
- a CDS encoding ComEC/Rec2 family competence protein — protein sequence MATRQPPLVPMGDEQGDAATQHTPWRKRASLSSVATFAERFLADSGFDRGPWMAVAMAAGIGVWFVLDTPGAWIASMAVGLLCAIGAVALWKGRETRVHLVGALVACGLLLAFGTGLAWTRSELVGAEAFERPVSGTFMGRVLERIEQPAQDRVRLVLAIRHPDTGEAAKVRVNVPSEEDDPAFGEGALLQLQARLMPPAAPMLPGGYDFARTAWFEGYAATGSVQGAVTVIEPPDTDEALIAGLQRRLSAHVREQLGGSAGSIAAAFASGDRGAIGEADEDAMRDAGLTHLLSISGLHVSAVIAGAYLLAIRLLALWPWLVLRVRLPVAAAAIAALAGIGYTLLTGAQVPTVRSCIAALLVLVALALGREPLSLRMVAVAAAAVMLLWPESLVGPSFQMSFAAVIAIVALHNAGPVKRFLATREESRTRWFARRATMLLVTGLVIEVALMPIVLFHFHRAGVYGAFANVIAIPLVTFVSMPLIALALALDLVGLGAPAWWLAGQSLDLLLGIAHFTSSQPGAVKLIPQMTLPTILLFVSGGLWLALWRGKARLWGLAPAALATLVLLRTPIPDVLVSSDGRHVGITGEGEQLLVLRNSRSSFTRDNLLELSGVEGEPLPLTEWPGARCSSDFCAITLERGGREWELLMSRSRNIVAERALAAACERADIVVSDRWLPSSCAPRWLKADGRMLSQSGGLAIVLGEEPRLTSVAQSQGEHGWWRGRRKD from the coding sequence ATGGCGACGCGCCAGCCACCATTGGTCCCGATGGGGGACGAGCAGGGCGATGCTGCGACGCAGCACACGCCTTGGCGAAAGCGCGCGTCTTTGTCCAGCGTGGCTACGTTTGCCGAGCGATTCCTGGCCGATTCCGGCTTCGATCGCGGCCCGTGGATGGCAGTCGCCATGGCAGCCGGGATCGGCGTCTGGTTCGTGCTCGATACGCCGGGCGCGTGGATCGCCAGCATGGCCGTAGGCCTGCTCTGCGCAATCGGTGCGGTGGCCTTGTGGAAGGGGCGGGAGACCCGTGTCCACCTCGTCGGGGCACTGGTCGCTTGCGGCCTCCTGTTGGCCTTCGGGACAGGGCTGGCATGGACCCGCTCGGAGCTGGTCGGCGCCGAGGCTTTCGAGCGACCGGTTTCGGGCACCTTCATGGGCCGCGTGCTGGAGCGTATCGAGCAGCCGGCGCAGGACCGCGTGCGCCTCGTCCTGGCCATCCGCCACCCGGACACCGGCGAGGCAGCCAAGGTCCGCGTGAATGTGCCGTCCGAGGAGGATGATCCGGCTTTCGGCGAAGGCGCATTGCTGCAATTGCAGGCCCGACTGATGCCGCCTGCCGCACCCATGTTGCCCGGTGGCTACGACTTCGCGCGCACGGCCTGGTTCGAAGGATACGCTGCCACGGGCAGCGTGCAGGGCGCGGTGACAGTGATCGAGCCGCCGGACACCGACGAAGCCTTGATTGCCGGATTACAGCGGCGTCTATCGGCCCATGTGCGCGAGCAATTGGGTGGCTCCGCCGGCAGCATTGCCGCCGCCTTCGCCAGCGGAGACCGCGGCGCGATCGGCGAGGCGGACGAAGATGCCATGCGCGATGCCGGGCTGACCCACCTGCTATCCATCAGCGGGCTGCATGTCAGCGCTGTTATCGCGGGAGCATACCTGCTTGCCATCCGCCTGCTGGCCCTGTGGCCATGGCTGGTCCTGAGGGTGCGCTTGCCAGTAGCGGCCGCTGCGATCGCCGCCCTGGCCGGTATCGGCTACACCTTGCTGACCGGAGCGCAGGTGCCGACGGTGCGCAGCTGCATTGCCGCGCTGCTGGTACTGGTTGCGCTTGCCCTTGGGCGTGAACCCTTGTCCTTGCGCATGGTGGCGGTCGCGGCGGCGGCCGTGATGCTGTTGTGGCCGGAAAGCCTGGTCGGGCCGAGCTTCCAGATGAGCTTTGCCGCCGTCATCGCCATCGTCGCACTGCATAATGCGGGGCCGGTAAAACGCTTCCTGGCAACGCGCGAGGAAAGCCGCACGAGGTGGTTTGCCAGACGCGCGACGATGTTGCTGGTGACCGGCCTCGTGATCGAAGTCGCGCTGATGCCGATCGTGCTGTTCCACTTCCACCGGGCGGGCGTTTACGGCGCCTTTGCCAACGTCATCGCCATTCCGCTGGTGACCTTCGTCTCCATGCCGCTGATTGCGCTGGCCCTGGCGCTGGACCTCGTCGGGCTGGGAGCGCCCGCCTGGTGGCTTGCAGGCCAGTCGCTCGACCTCTTGCTGGGCATTGCGCACTTTACCTCCAGCCAGCCCGGCGCCGTGAAGCTGATCCCGCAGATGACCCTGCCGACGATACTGCTGTTTGTTTCCGGCGGGCTCTGGCTGGCACTGTGGCGGGGCAAGGCACGGCTATGGGGCCTGGCACCTGCTGCACTCGCTACGCTGGTATTGCTGCGCACGCCGATCCCTGATGTGCTGGTTTCGAGCGATGGCCGCCATGTCGGCATTACCGGTGAAGGCGAACAGCTGCTGGTGCTGCGCAATTCGCGCAGCAGCTTCACCCGCGACAACCTGCTGGAACTCTCCGGTGTCGAGGGCGAACCTTTACCGCTAACCGAGTGGCCGGGGGCACGGTGCAGTTCCGACTTCTGCGCCATCACCCTGGAACGCGGTGGCCGGGAATGGGAACTGCTGATGAGCCGCAGCCGGAACATTGTTGCCGAACGGGCGCTGGCCGCGGCTTGCGAGCGTGCCGATATCGTCGTGTCCGATCGCTGGCTACCGAGTTCGTGCGCGCCACGCTGGTTGAAGGCGGATGGCCGGATGCTGTCGCAAAGCGGCGGACTGGCAATTGTCCTCGGTGAGGAACCACGGCTAACCAGCGTCGCCCAATCGCAGGGCGAACATGGCTGGTGGCGCGGCCGGCGGAAAGATTAA
- the gltX gene encoding glutamate--tRNA ligase translates to MASSSGDGSVQRPVVTRFAPSPTGFLHIGNARTGLFSWLYARHHGGKALLRIEDTDKKRSTQEAIDVIFDGLDWLGLEFDGEPVFQSQRAERHAEVAQKLLDAGQAYKCFATPEELAEMREQQRAAKQPLRYDGRWRDRDPSEAPEGAPFTVRIKTPEGGETVIEDAVQGRVKVDNREIDDFILLRADGTPTYMLAVVVDDMDMGCTHIIRGDDHLNNAFRQIQVIRAMQGIEEGWDEPTYAHVPLIHGNDGAKLSKRHGALGVRDYREMGILPEALFNYLLRLGWGHGDQEEFSREEAIALFDIDAVNKGPSRFDMKKLLNMNGNYIRAANDARLARLAAELIGPEADEKLLEQAMPVLKTRARDMNELADGAAFLFKQRPLEMTEKAAALLDDEARERLAAISSRLQAETDWTIEALEANLKAYAEELDLGLGKLAQPLRAALTGQTTSPGIFDVLVLLGREESLARIDAQAGS, encoded by the coding sequence ATGGCAAGTTCGAGTGGTGATGGTTCTGTGCAGCGTCCGGTCGTGACGCGCTTTGCGCCCAGCCCCACCGGCTTCCTGCACATCGGCAATGCCCGCACCGGGCTTTTTTCGTGGCTCTATGCCCGCCATCACGGCGGCAAGGCCCTGCTGCGCATCGAGGACACCGACAAGAAGCGTTCCACCCAGGAAGCGATCGACGTAATCTTCGACGGGCTGGACTGGCTCGGCCTCGAATTCGATGGTGAGCCGGTGTTCCAGAGTCAGCGGGCCGAGCGGCACGCGGAAGTGGCGCAAAAGCTGCTGGACGCGGGCCAGGCCTACAAGTGCTTCGCCACGCCTGAAGAACTCGCCGAAATGCGCGAACAGCAGCGCGCCGCCAAGCAACCGCTGCGTTACGACGGCCGCTGGCGCGACCGTGACCCCTCGGAAGCCCCTGAAGGCGCGCCCTTCACCGTGCGCATCAAGACGCCCGAGGGCGGCGAGACGGTGATCGAGGATGCCGTGCAGGGCCGCGTGAAGGTGGACAATCGCGAGATCGACGATTTCATCCTGCTGCGTGCCGACGGCACGCCCACCTACATGCTGGCCGTCGTGGTCGACGACATGGACATGGGGTGCACCCACATCATCCGCGGCGACGACCACCTCAACAATGCTTTTCGCCAGATCCAGGTGATCCGCGCCATGCAGGGAATCGAGGAAGGCTGGGACGAGCCTACCTATGCCCACGTCCCGCTGATCCACGGCAACGATGGCGCCAAGCTGTCGAAGCGCCACGGCGCGCTGGGTGTGCGCGACTATCGCGAGATGGGCATCCTGCCCGAAGCGCTGTTCAACTACCTGCTGCGCCTTGGCTGGGGTCATGGCGACCAGGAGGAATTCAGCCGCGAAGAGGCCATCGCGCTGTTCGATATCGACGCCGTGAACAAGGGCCCGAGCCGCTTCGACATGAAGAAGCTGCTGAACATGAACGGCAATTACATTCGCGCCGCCAACGATGCTCGCCTGGCCAGGCTGGCAGCGGAACTGATCGGCCCCGAAGCGGACGAGAAACTGCTCGAACAGGCCATGCCGGTGCTCAAGACCCGCGCTCGCGACATGAACGAACTGGCCGATGGCGCAGCCTTCCTGTTCAAGCAGCGCCCGCTGGAAATGACTGAAAAGGCGGCGGCCCTGCTCGACGACGAGGCGCGCGAGCGCCTGGCGGCGATTTCAAGCCGGTTGCAGGCGGAAACGGACTGGACAATCGAGGCGCTGGAGGCCAATCTGAAGGCCTATGCGGAGGAGCTGGATCTCGGTCTCGGCAAACTCGCGCAGCCGCTTCGTGCGGCACTGACAGGGCAGACCACCTCGCCCGGTATTTTCGATGTGCTGGTGCTTCTCGGCAGAGAAGAGAGCCTTGCGCGGATCGACGCCCAGGCAGGCAGCTGA
- a CDS encoding citrate synthase — protein MADKQAELTVGGESYDFPTLEGSCGPDVIDIRKLYGKTGKFTFDPGYKSTASCESALTFIDGNEGVLLHRGYPIGQLAEHSSFMEVAYLLLNGELPSQDEYNDFTNTITYHTMLHDQMRQFYQGFRRDAHPMAVMCGVVGALSAFYHDSTDISDPEHRKISSHRLIAKMPTIAAWAYKYAVGQPFMQPQNSLSYTGNFLRMTFGVPAEEYEVIPAVEKAMDRIFILHADHEQNASTSTVRLAGSSGANPFACISAGIACLWGPAHGGANEAALNMLREIGTPDRIPHYIERAKDKNDPFRLMGFGHRVYKNYDPRATVMQKTVREVFEALNVKDPVFETALQLEEIALNDDYFKEKKLFPNVDFYSGIILSAIGFPTTMFTALFALARTVGWVAQWNEMISDPGQVIGRPRQLYTGPTQRDYVPLDQR, from the coding sequence TTGGCTGACAAGCAGGCAGAATTGACGGTAGGCGGCGAAAGCTACGACTTTCCGACACTGGAAGGTAGCTGCGGCCCCGATGTCATCGATATCCGCAAGCTTTACGGCAAGACCGGCAAATTCACGTTCGACCCGGGTTACAAGTCCACGGCCAGCTGCGAAAGCGCGCTGACCTTCATCGACGGCAACGAAGGCGTCCTGCTGCACCGCGGCTACCCCATCGGACAGCTGGCGGAGCATTCCAGCTTCATGGAAGTCGCCTACCTGCTGCTCAATGGCGAACTGCCGAGCCAGGACGAATACAACGACTTCACCAACACCATCACCTATCACACCATGCTGCATGACCAGATGCGGCAGTTCTACCAGGGCTTCCGTCGCGACGCGCACCCCATGGCGGTGATGTGCGGCGTGGTCGGCGCGCTGTCGGCTTTCTATCACGACAGCACCGACATCTCGGACCCCGAGCACCGCAAGATTTCCAGCCACCGCCTGATCGCCAAGATGCCGACCATTGCGGCCTGGGCCTACAAGTATGCGGTTGGCCAGCCCTTCATGCAGCCGCAGAACTCGCTCAGCTACACCGGCAACTTCCTGCGCATGACGTTCGGCGTGCCGGCAGAGGAGTACGAGGTCATCCCGGCGGTCGAAAAGGCCATGGACCGGATCTTCATCCTCCATGCCGACCATGAACAGAACGCCTCGACCAGCACCGTGCGCCTGGCCGGTTCGTCGGGCGCCAACCCCTTCGCCTGTATCTCCGCCGGCATCGCCTGCCTGTGGGGTCCGGCGCACGGCGGCGCCAACGAAGCCGCGCTTAACATGCTGCGCGAAATCGGCACGCCCGATCGCATCCCGCACTACATCGAGCGCGCCAAGGACAAGAACGACCCGTTCCGCCTGATGGGCTTCGGTCACCGCGTCTACAAGAACTACGATCCGCGCGCGACGGTCATGCAGAAGACCGTGCGCGAGGTGTTCGAGGCGCTGAACGTGAAGGACCCGGTGTTCGAAACCGCCCTGCAGCTGGAAGAAATCGCCCTGAACGACGATTACTTCAAGGAAAAGAAGCTGTTCCCGAACGTGGACTTCTACTCGGGCATCATCCTGTCGGCGATCGGTTTCCCGACTACCATGTTCACCGCGCTCTTCGCCCTCGCCCGTACCGTGGGCTGGGTGGCGCAGTGGAACGAGATGATTTCCGATCCCGGCCAGGTCATCGGTCGCCCGCGCCAGCTCTATACCGGACCGACGCAGCGCGACTACGTGCCGCTCGACCAGCGGTAA
- a CDS encoding sensor histidine kinase: protein MASVPPQITRARTDAHDRLVEADEPLASFHMRAGGELPGALVTPALLEMVRKARVYGLRLARMIKAQDDSEQVTAWVEVEPEGEGATIAIADWQAEPLAVAPRLEGSENKLALLRHAAGLSARLGPSQEILAVDCTAEDLAEIAAQMSEGTGQNWTEFVSPAAGKHHQPLHWRLLDGASVEIPGSSRAWGVHLVPLGKPQPGSAGFELYLVPRKATPDPAPAPERETERPNGIGREIAPVLRQPVSRIIANAETIRTQLAGPLADEYSAYAADIAAAGEHLLALIDDLTTLELVEDEEFETAPDKIDLGDVARRAVGILGVRARERGIVLDAPKPGENVPAIGEFRRVLQVLLNLIGNAIRYSPEGGQVWIRAEVEDGRARITVADQGEGLDAEEQAKVFAKFERLGRSGDGGSGLGLYISRRLAEAMDGSLTVESAKGQGARFTLDLPTFEERRKKPR from the coding sequence ATGGCCTCGGTGCCTCCCCAGATTACCCGCGCACGAACCGATGCGCACGATCGCCTGGTGGAGGCTGACGAACCCCTGGCGAGCTTCCACATGCGCGCTGGTGGCGAATTGCCAGGCGCGCTGGTCACGCCCGCATTGCTGGAAATGGTCCGCAAGGCCCGCGTTTACGGACTCCGCCTGGCGCGCATGATCAAGGCGCAGGACGACAGCGAACAGGTAACGGCCTGGGTCGAGGTCGAGCCGGAAGGCGAAGGCGCCACGATCGCCATTGCCGACTGGCAGGCGGAACCGCTGGCTGTTGCGCCCCGCCTTGAAGGCAGCGAGAACAAGCTGGCTCTGTTGCGCCACGCCGCCGGACTGTCGGCGCGTCTTGGCCCCTCGCAGGAAATCCTGGCAGTGGATTGCACGGCGGAAGACCTGGCCGAGATCGCGGCGCAAATGAGCGAGGGCACCGGACAGAACTGGACCGAGTTCGTCTCGCCGGCGGCCGGCAAGCATCACCAGCCCCTGCATTGGCGACTGCTCGATGGCGCCTCGGTAGAGATCCCCGGTTCGTCGCGGGCCTGGGGAGTGCATCTCGTGCCCCTCGGCAAGCCGCAGCCGGGAAGTGCCGGCTTCGAACTCTACCTGGTCCCGCGCAAGGCGACGCCCGATCCCGCTCCCGCCCCGGAGCGAGAAACCGAGCGGCCGAACGGCATCGGCCGGGAGATCGCCCCGGTCCTGCGCCAGCCTGTCAGCCGCATCATCGCCAACGCGGAGACGATCCGTACGCAACTGGCCGGGCCGCTGGCGGATGAGTACAGTGCCTATGCCGCCGACATTGCCGCTGCCGGCGAACACCTGCTGGCGCTGATCGACGACCTGACCACCCTCGAACTGGTCGAGGACGAGGAGTTCGAGACCGCGCCGGACAAGATCGACCTTGGCGACGTGGCGCGACGGGCCGTGGGTATCCTCGGTGTCCGGGCACGCGAACGGGGAATTGTGCTGGACGCCCCGAAGCCGGGAGAGAACGTGCCGGCGATCGGTGAATTCCGCCGGGTTCTGCAAGTCCTGCTGAACCTGATCGGCAATGCCATCCGCTACTCTCCGGAAGGCGGGCAGGTTTGGATCCGCGCGGAAGTCGAGGATGGACGCGCGCGCATTACCGTCGCCGACCAGGGCGAGGGGCTGGACGCGGAAGAGCAGGCAAAGGTCTTCGCCAAGTTCGAACGGCTAGGCCGCAGCGGCGACGGCGGTTCCGGCCTCGGCCTCTATATCTCGCGTCGACTTGCCGAAGCCATGGACGGTTCGCTCACGGTCGAAAGCGCGAAGGGGCAGGGTGCCCGCTTCACGCTTGACCTTCCGACATTCGAAGAGCGGCGCAAGAAGCCGCGCTGA
- a CDS encoding ATPase: MMNRRRTFASSSAGETPETTAPAAVEADAYETSEDEVYEEQYWDDEPIGPRFTWVAPALTSLVTLGWTGFFGWVHHQAMLAGAAPAQWIDWIVQWSVPMVLIIGLYLLAMRNSRREANRFSDAARALSRESSQLERRLLVVNRELALARNFIEAQGRDLETFGRMASENLTANASHIEDLLNTNSAQIESIGRVSETAVSNMEALRDQLPVIANSARDMNNQIGQAGNTAQGQVDALIAAFERLNTFGEAGEAHVAKVNEEVEATLRGFEEQLVALGDLASQRFKRLRAQGDEFRRELDKSEERVIDAIATRSEALARQLSDDAEALRKRESEASALMRERLVSLRVEGERLVQEMDGGQEAAANRWTKAIDALEERMKQVLEGVIKLDESAMTNARVRLAALHEEAQRVDEHLQGSMTAFEEDFSRRREQHQQQEADALAALEERLAQFDQRIAERQEEHLAHVAGLAERGEGLAERLTALDAQMKELGSQAESTSGSLSDAADLLADRLSQSRAVLEDNGQFLTRLTDDSVRLLEIIRSTADHSEGALSDAVESAEKRLQAFGTTAHELHELVTETETRGASLAIQLQEARETGTATREDLQSLEDKLAAVAVETEQVAERTSQELREAIELLSNTSKDVLENLRTDQTAAVAALAEQVAEASREQLAEAMRRNAETTIAELEAATQRADSSGRETARMLRDQLDRVAELADNLEQRVEYARARAEEQVDNDFSRRTALITEALHSAAIDITKAFDNDVGDTQWANYLRGDRGIFTRRAVRLLDRKEVHQIHEIYDEDAEFRDVVNRYIHDFEAMLRGVLSTRDGNAMAVTLLSSDMGKLYVILAQAIDRLRD, translated from the coding sequence ATGATGAACCGCAGGCGCACCTTTGCTTCGTCCAGTGCAGGCGAAACGCCGGAAACGACCGCTCCAGCAGCGGTCGAAGCCGATGCTTACGAGACATCCGAGGACGAGGTCTACGAAGAGCAGTACTGGGATGACGAGCCGATCGGACCGCGCTTCACCTGGGTTGCCCCGGCGCTGACCAGCCTCGTGACGCTGGGTTGGACGGGCTTTTTCGGATGGGTCCACCATCAGGCCATGCTCGCCGGCGCCGCGCCGGCACAGTGGATCGACTGGATCGTGCAGTGGTCGGTGCCCATGGTGCTGATCATCGGGCTGTACCTGCTGGCGATGCGCAACAGCCGCCGCGAAGCCAATCGTTTCTCCGACGCCGCGCGCGCCCTGTCGCGCGAATCCTCGCAGCTGGAGCGGCGGTTGCTGGTGGTGAACCGCGAACTCGCCCTGGCGCGCAACTTCATCGAGGCGCAAGGCCGCGATCTCGAGACGTTCGGCCGCATGGCAAGCGAGAACCTGACGGCCAATGCGTCGCATATCGAAGACCTGCTCAACACGAACAGCGCACAGATCGAATCGATCGGCCGCGTCAGCGAAACTGCCGTGAGCAATATGGAGGCCCTGCGCGACCAGTTGCCGGTGATCGCCAATTCCGCGCGCGACATGAACAACCAGATCGGCCAGGCGGGCAACACCGCCCAGGGGCAGGTCGACGCCTTGATCGCCGCCTTCGAACGGCTCAACACCTTCGGCGAGGCAGGCGAAGCCCATGTCGCCAAGGTCAACGAAGAAGTCGAAGCGACTCTGCGGGGCTTCGAGGAACAGCTGGTGGCACTGGGAGACCTGGCCTCGCAGCGGTTCAAACGCTTGCGGGCGCAAGGCGACGAATTCCGCCGCGAGCTGGACAAGTCGGAAGAGCGCGTGATCGACGCGATCGCAACACGCTCCGAAGCACTGGCTCGCCAGCTTTCCGACGATGCGGAGGCGCTGCGCAAGCGCGAATCCGAAGCCTCCGCCTTGATGCGCGAGCGGTTGGTCTCGCTGCGGGTGGAAGGCGAACGGTTGGTACAGGAGATGGACGGCGGACAGGAAGCCGCCGCCAACCGCTGGACCAAGGCTATCGACGCGCTGGAAGAGCGCATGAAGCAGGTGCTGGAAGGCGTCATCAAGCTGGACGAATCGGCGATGACCAATGCCCGCGTCCGGCTTGCCGCCCTGCACGAGGAAGCGCAGCGGGTGGACGAGCACCTGCAAGGCAGCATGACCGCCTTCGAGGAGGATTTCTCGCGGCGGCGTGAACAGCACCAGCAGCAGGAAGCGGACGCCCTCGCCGCGCTGGAAGAGCGCCTTGCGCAATTCGATCAACGCATTGCCGAACGGCAGGAAGAGCACCTGGCGCATGTCGCCGGCCTCGCCGAGCGGGGCGAAGGCCTGGCAGAGCGCTTGACCGCGCTGGATGCGCAGATGAAGGAACTTGGCTCGCAGGCGGAAAGCACCAGCGGATCGCTGTCGGACGCGGCCGACCTGCTGGCAGACCGCCTGTCGCAGAGCCGAGCGGTGCTGGAGGACAATGGCCAGTTTCTTACCCGCCTGACCGACGACAGTGTGCGCCTGCTGGAAATCATCCGCTCCACGGCAGATCATTCCGAAGGCGCGCTGTCCGATGCCGTGGAAAGCGCGGAAAAGCGCCTACAGGCGTTCGGCACCACGGCGCACGAACTGCACGAACTGGTCACGGAGACCGAAACGCGCGGCGCCAGCCTCGCCATCCAGCTGCAGGAGGCGCGCGAGACAGGCACGGCCACGCGTGAAGACCTGCAGAGCCTGGAAGACAAGCTGGCGGCCGTCGCCGTCGAAACGGAGCAGGTGGCCGAGCGCACTTCGCAGGAACTGCGCGAAGCCATCGAACTGCTCTCGAATACCTCCAAGGACGTGCTGGAGAACCTGCGCACCGACCAGACCGCAGCCGTGGCAGCGCTGGCGGAGCAGGTCGCGGAGGCCAGTCGCGAACAGCTTGCGGAAGCCATGCGGCGCAATGCGGAGACGACGATTGCCGAGCTGGAGGCCGCGACCCAGCGCGCGGACAGTTCCGGACGCGAAACCGCCCGCATGCTGCGCGACCAGCTCGATCGTGTGGCCGAACTGGCCGACAATCTGGAACAGCGGGTGGAATACGCCAGGGCGCGGGCCGAAGAGCAGGTCGACAACGATTTCTCGCGTCGCACCGCGCTCATCACCGAAGCGCTGCATTCAGCCGCTATCGATATTACCAAGGCCTTCGACAACGATGTCGGCGACACCCAGTGGGCGAATTACCTGCGTGGCGACCGCGGCATCTTCACCCGGCGCGCGGTGCGCCTGCTCGATCGTAAGGAAGTCCACCAGATCCACGAGATCTACGATGAGGACGCCGAATTCCGTGACGTGGTGAACCGTTACATCCACGATTTCGAGGCGATGCTGCGCGGCGTGCTCTCCACCCGCGACGGCAATGCCATGGCGGTGACGCTGCTCTCGTCCGACATGGGCAAGCTCTACGTGATCCTTGCCCAGGCCATCGACCGGCTGCGTGACTAG
- a CDS encoding DUF1467 family protein — translation MKLTSIIAIYALFWVMSAFLLLPFGVRTADEAGVEKVPGQADSAPVNFRPGRIALRATMVAAVLTALYIANYEQGWITVEDINIFGTPPGTEPAQD, via the coding sequence ATGAAGCTGACCTCCATCATAGCCATCTATGCCCTGTTCTGGGTGATGAGCGCCTTCCTGCTGCTACCCTTCGGCGTGAGGACTGCCGACGAAGCGGGCGTGGAGAAGGTGCCCGGACAGGCAGACAGTGCTCCCGTCAACTTCCGTCCCGGCCGGATCGCCTTGCGCGCCACCATGGTGGCGGCCGTGCTGACGGCGCTCTACATCGCCAATTACGAGCAGGGCTGGATTACCGTCGAGGACATCAACATCTTCGGCACGCCGCCCGGCACGGAGCCGGCGCAGGACTAG